Within the Gemmatimonadales bacterium genome, the region TGACCTGGTCGAGGAGCTGGGTGACGCGCTCGGCGTGCGCCTGCTGGCGCCGCGACAGGTCTTCGAGCTGGGCCCCGACCCGCTGTGACATCTCATCGATCTTGCGCTCGATCCGACGCTCGAGGTCCGCGAGGTTGCGGTCCACGCGCTGCTCCAGCTCGGCGACGCGCGCCGTCGTCGCCTGCCGGTCGTTCCCGAGCGTCTGCTCGAGCCGCGCGAGGTCCGCGCCGAACAGGACCTGGCGGACGGTGTCGAGATCGGACGGCGACGTACCAGAGGGTTGCGTCAAGAGGCGGCTCCGACAAAAGTGGGTAAATGTTAGCACGGGGCTTCCCACCCCGCCAGGGTTTCACCCCGACAGCACGTCTATAGGCAGATCAGCTCGTGCTGCGGCTCGGCCGGCGTGACCTCGGGCCCCTCCTCGTGCAGCACCACGTTGATCTCGCTTCGCACGCCGAATCGGCCGGGAAGATACACGCCCGGTTCGACCGAGAAGCCGATCCCCGGCAGCAGCTTGCGGTCGTCGTGCGTCTCGAAGTTGTCGAGGTGCGGGCCGGAGCCGTGCAGCTCCCGGTCGATCGAGTGGCCGGTGCGGTGGACGAAGTACTCGCCGAACCCCGCGTTGTTGATCACCTTGCGCGCCGCATCGTCCAGGTCGGCGCCGGTGATCGACCAGCCCTCGCGCCACTTGTCGCTCAGCAGCGCCACCGCGCGGTCGCGGGCGTCGCGCACCACCTCGAAGACGCGCACCACGTCCGCCGGCGGTGTCGCTCCCACGAACGCCATCCACGTCTGGTCGGCATAGACGGCGTCCTGCGTAACACCAGCCCACAGGTCGAGCAACAGCACCTCGCCGGGCTGGATCGCCGTTTCGTAGTGCGCCGCCGGCTCGTGATGCGGGTTGGCGGAGTGCTCGCCGACGGCGACGATCGGAGGGGAGTTGGTGTGCAGTCCGGCCTGATCGAACGCCTCGAGCACCCAGCGCTGCAAGCCCACTTCGGTAGGCAGGATGCCTTCGGCGAACCAGTCGTGGACGCGATTGAACCCGGCCAGCGCTATCTCGCGGATCAGCTCCGCCGCCCGGCGGTGACCTTGAAGCTCCTCGGGGCTCCAGCGGGCGGCTATCGCGGTGACGAGCTCGGACGACGTCACCACTTCGGCTCCGGCAGCCCGCACCAGCTCGACGACGCCCGCCGGCACCCGGTCGAGGTATGGCACGGCGTCCTTCGCGGAGTACTCCATAGCGACGCGCTTGCCCGACAGGACCGCTCCGAGCTCGCGCTCGAGCTCCCGCCACGCCGCGTAGGTGCGGACCTCGCCCGGGAACCCCTCGACGCGATTGACCTCGATCTTGTGGGCGATCGCCGTGGGCCGGCCCGAGGTGGGGATGAAGACGAAGAGGCGGCGCGTCGCCAGGCCGCCCCCCAGCCCCAGCACGCGCGTCGCCACCGGGTTGAGCCCGTGGAAGTCGAACAGCAGCCAGCCATCGTACCGGAGATCGCCAAGGATCTTCCGAATCTGGGCCAGCATCTCGGGTGTCAGGGTTTCGGCGACGTTCATCGGGTGCCCTCTCCGGTCGGGCCGGTCGTCGAGCGCCATTCGCAGCGGGCGTCGCCGCGCGAGAGGCAGCGGGTGTGCGTCATGGCGCCGTCGAATTCCACCAGCTGCCGTAGCAACTCGGCGAAAGCGGCCGAGAAGAATGCACATGCTGCTCCGTCCGGCGTGGCGCGCACCGGGAGCGCATGGGCGACGATGGCCACGGTCTCGCCATCGTCCCGCGTGATGGTCGCCGCGAACACCTCCGCGGCGGCGCGGCGCGAGGCCCGGAAGCCGATCGCGCGACCCAGGAAACGGGGGAGGCTGCGCGCGCCCCAACGCGCCGACAACGCGAGCCTCTTGACGGCATGGCGGGCCGCCCGGCGGCCGCCGTCCGCGAAGACGAGGGCGGCGTCGGTGCGGCGGCTGGCGAGCCGAAGGATCTGCTCGGCCTCCTCGGCCCGCACGGTCCGGTCCTGGCGCACCACCGCTTCATAGCGGCCGATCTGCGCCGCGACCGTGTCGGACAAGCCGAGCCGCTTCTTGAGCAGCTCGTCCACGTACTCCGCGACCTCTTCGTCGCTGGGAGAGTCGAGATTCCGCATCGCCTCGAGAACGGCGAGCGGAATGATGCTATGAGCTTCGGTCAGGGCGCGATTCGTCACGGCGTGCGGGCGCAAGATAGCGCGGGCGCGCTCCCGGGACCAATGGGGCGCGGTTGCGGCCGCGGCGCGCCGCGCGCACTCTACCGCTGCGTGAGCGCCTGGCTTTCTCCCCGAGGCACCCTCGCCGCCATCGCGGTCGGTGCGGCCGTCGCCGCCGGTACGGGCTGGCGGGGTCTCGTGCTGCTCGCCGTGTTCTTCGTTTCATCGTCGCTGCTCACGCCCGGCGGAGGGCGCCGCGGGCCGGTCCAGGTCGCCGCCAACGGCGGCATCGCGGCCTCGGCGGCGCTGCTCTCGCTCGGTCACGCCGAGTGGCTGCTCGCCTTCGCGGGAGCGCTGGCAGCCGCCGCCGCCGACACCTGGTCCACGGAGATCGGCGGGCGGAGCGCGGCGCCGCCCCGGCTCATCACAACGGGAGCGCCCGTGCCGCCGGGAACCTCGGGCGGCGTGACGCTGCGGGGCTCGCTCGCGGGCGCCCTCGGCGCGGGGCTCATCGCGGTGGCTGCGGTGTTGTTAGGCCTCGCGCCGGCGGCCGCGGCGCCGTGGATCGCCGCGGGCGGCATCGCGGGGGGCGTCGCCGATTCGCTGCTCGGCGCGACACTCCAGGCGCGGTACCGGTGCGCGGCGTGCGGCGCGCTCGGCGAGCGGCCGGTGCACTGGTGCGGCGGGACTGGCATTCTGGTGCGCGGCATGAGGTGGATCACCAACGACACCGTGAACCTGCTCGCGACCGCCGTCGGCGCCGCCGTCGCCGCCGCACCTGTCGCCCTGCGCGGGGTCCGTCTAGCTTGAGGATCAACCGGCCTCGGAGCAGCTACGACTTCCATCCTTTGCGTATCCCCCGCGTGACGGACTGCGATGTTCTGGTGGTCGGCGGCGGCCCCGCCGGCGCCTCAACCGCCGCGTTCGCCGCCCGGGCCGGCCTCCGCGTGCTGCTAGTCGAGCGCGCCGTCTTCCCGCGACACAAGGCGTGCGCCGAGTACCTGAGTCCCGAGGCGTCGCGCGACCTCGAGGCGCTGGGCGTGCTCGAGGAAGTCGAAGCGGCGGGCGCGGCGAGGCTCACCGGGTTCCGTCTCGTCTCCGATGACGGTGCCGCGGTAGTGGGCAGGTTCGCGAGCAGCCACCGGTACACGCCATTCCGCCCGTACGGTCTGGCGCTCCCGCGCGCCACGCTCGACCTCATCGTGCTTGGGGCCGCGATCCGAAGCGGCGCACAGGTGCGCCAGGGCGTCGCCGTGGAACGCCTGCTGGTGGAGCGCGGGGTGGTGCGCGGCGCGGTGGTGCGCGACGGCCGGCGTCGCAAGGAGATCAGGGCGCGCGCGGTGGTCGGCGCGGACGGCCTGAACTCGATCGTGGCGCGCACGCTGGGGCTGGCGCGGTGGGGATCGCCGCGGCGCCTCTCGCTGGTGGCGCACCTCGAGGACGTGGCGGACCTGGCCGACTACGGGGAGATGTTCGCGGGAGACGGGCGCTACGTGGGGATCGCCCCCATCGGCGGCGGGCGGGTCAACGTCGCGGCGGTGGTGCCGGACACGGATGCCAGCCTCATCGCCGGCGACGCGACGGCGTTCTTCCACGCGCAGTTGGACCGGGTACCGGAGCTGCGGCGCCGGTTCGCGGGCGCGCGGGTGGTTCGGCGCGTGATGGTCACCGGCCCTTTCGCCCGAGGCACGCGGCGCGCCGCGGTGGACGGGGCGCTGCTGGTCGGCGACGCGGCCGATTTCTTCGACCCGTTCACGGGAGAGGGCATCTTCGCGGCACTTCGGGGCGGGGCGCTCGCCGCCGATGCGCTCGCCGCGGCGCTCGCCAGGGGAGAGGCAACCCGTGAGGCGCTGCGACCCTATACGGCGGCGCGGCGGCGCGCCTTCCTGAGCAAGTGGGTGCTGGAGCGCGTGGTCGCGCTGGGCGCCACCCGGCCCTCGCTCATGCGGCGCTTCACGCGGCAGCTCTCGCGCCGTACCGGTGTCGCGGACCTCTGGGTCGGCGCCGCCGGGGACTCCGTGCCGGTGCGGGCACTGTTCGATCCGCGCAACCTCGCCGCGCTCGTGATGTAGGCCGAGGGTCCGCCATGCCGCTCGATCCGCAGCGCTTCCGCCAGACGATGGGCTCGCTAGTCACCGGTGTGACGGTCGTCGCGGCCCGCGACGCCCGGGGCGTGCTGCGCGGCATGACGGCCAGCTCGGTGACGTCGCTCTCGCTGGAACCGCCGATGCTGCTCGTCTGCGTGGGCCGCGAGGCCGACATCCACGAGGCGCTCGTGAGCGCTCCGCTCTTCGGCGTGAGCGTGCTCGCGGAGGGGCAGGAAGACCTCGCGGAACGTTTCGCGACGCGCGGCTCGCAGCATTTCGGCGACCTCGACGTCGGCGCGACGCCGGGAGGGCTGCCGCGGATCCGCGGCGCCATCGCCCAGGTCGAATGCCGCCGCGACGCGGTCTATCCGGCGGGCGACCACACCATCGTCACCGGCGTCGTCGAGTGGGCGGCCACCGAATCGGGCGCGCCGCTTTGCCACTTCCGCTCCCGCTATGCGGGGGTGGTTCGATGATGTCCTCGCTCCGCACCTGGGCCGCGGGCGCCGTGGAGACGCTCGACGATCCGCACACCGACTCCGGGACCATCGTCGCCTCGCTGCGCGACATCGCGCGCATCAATCGGGTCTTCGGCGGATGTCGGGCGACGGTAGGCCGGCTCGACGAGTTCCTCGCGGTCTGCCCGGCCGGCGCCTCGCTCACGCTGCTCGACGTCGGCACCGGCACCGGCGATATCCCGCGCGCCGCCGCCGCCCGCGCCGGCCGGCGCGGCCTAACCCTGAGGCTGGTCGGCCTGGAGCGGCACCCGGCCGCCGCCCGCGAGGCGGCGCGCCAGGGCGGTCTGGCCGCCGTCATCGCCGATGGCGGCCGCCTGCCGATGCGCACCCGGTCGGTCGACCTGGTGCTCTGCTCCAAGCTGCTGCACCACCTGCCCGGCGCGGCTGGCACCCGGCTGCTCTCGGAGATGGACCGGGTGGCCCGGCGGGGCGTCGTCGTCGCCGACATCCACCGCAGCGCCCTCGCCGCCGCGGGGATCTGGCTCGCGTCGTTCCCGCTTCGATTCCACCCCGCCACCCGGCACGACGGCGTGATCTCGGTGTTCCGCGGCTTCAGCCCGGCTGAGCTGCACGGAGCCTGTGCGGCGGCGCACGTCGCTGCCACGATCAGGAGCCATCCCGGCTGGTGCCTGACGGCGGCGTGGCGTCCGGCCGGAGCGCAGGCATGATCCAGATCGACCGGCGACAGGTCGCGGCCCCGCTCGCGGGCATCTTCCGCGCCGCCTCCGACGTGGAGCGCTGGCCGGAATGGCTGCCGCACTACCGCTGGGTTCGCTTCCTGGAGCGTCGCGCCGACGGCGGCATCGTCGAGATGGCCGCATGGCGCCCGTTCGGCGCGTTCCGTTACCCCACCTGGTGGGTGTCGGACATGGCGATCGACCGCGAGGAGCCTCGGATCCGGTACCGGCACATCAGGGGCATCACGAAGGGGATGGACGTCGCGTGGGAGTTCGCGCCCGGGAGCACCCACGTAACGGTTACCATCACGCACCGGTGGGACGGGCCCGCGTGGCCGCTCATCAGGAGGCCGGCGGCCGAGCTGGTGATCGGTCCGGTGTTCGTGCATGGGATCGCGCAGCGGACGCTGGCGGGCATCGCGCGCCAGGCGGAGAAGGGGGAGGTGGCATGAGCGCTCCGCGGCGGGTGGTGGTGACGGGCATCGGCTGCGTGACGCCGATCGGAACCGGCGTCGAGGGCCTCTGGGAGGGGCTGCGGGCGCGCCGGTCGGCGGTGCGGGCGATCACCCGCTTCGATCCGACACCCTTCCGGAGCCGCGTCGCCGCGGAGATCCCGGATTTCCGGCCGCGCGACTTCCTGGACGCGAAGCGCGCCAAACACTACGACCGCTACTCACAGCTCGCGGTGGTAGCGGCGGGCCTCGCCATCGAGAACGCCGCGCTGAACCTCGCGGCGGAGGACCGCGAGCGCGTTGGCGCCATCATGGGCTCCGCCCTCGGCGGCGTCGCGTACGCCGAGGAGCAGGTGGGGGTCTATTTCCACCAGGGGCTGCGCGCCGTGGACCCGATGCTCGCCCTCTCGGTGTTCGGTGGCGCGGCGAGCTGCAACATCGCCATCCAGTTCGGCATCTCCGGCCCCAACTCTACCAACGCGATGAGCTGCGCCTCGGGCACCATCGCCGTCGGCGACGCCTTCCACGCCATCCGCGACGGCCGCGCCGACGTGATGGTGGCCGGCGGAGCCGAGGCGCCGCTCGCGCCGCTCTGCTTCGGCG harbors:
- a CDS encoding Xaa-Pro peptidase family protein, which encodes MNVAETLTPEMLAQIRKILGDLRYDGWLLFDFHGLNPVATRVLGLGGGLATRRLFVFIPTSGRPTAIAHKIEVNRVEGFPGEVRTYAAWRELERELGAVLSGKRVAMEYSAKDAVPYLDRVPAGVVELVRAAGAEVVTSSELVTAIAARWSPEELQGHRRAAELIREIALAGFNRVHDWFAEGILPTEVGLQRWVLEAFDQAGLHTNSPPIVAVGEHSANPHHEPAAHYETAIQPGEVLLLDLWAGVTQDAVYADQTWMAFVGATPPADVVRVFEVVRDARDRAVALLSDKWREGWSITGADLDDAARKVINNAGFGEYFVHRTGHSIDRELHGSGPHLDNFETHDDRKLLPGIGFSVEPGVYLPGRFGVRSEINVVLHEEGPEVTPAEPQHELICL
- a CDS encoding flavin reductase family protein, which gives rise to MPLDPQRFRQTMGSLVTGVTVVAARDARGVLRGMTASSVTSLSLEPPMLLVCVGREADIHEALVSAPLFGVSVLAEGQEDLAERFATRGSQHFGDLDVGATPGGLPRIRGAIAQVECRRDAVYPAGDHTIVTGVVEWAATESGAPLCHFRSRYAGVVR
- a CDS encoding FAD-dependent oxidoreductase, producing the protein MTDCDVLVVGGGPAGASTAAFAARAGLRVLLVERAVFPRHKACAEYLSPEASRDLEALGVLEEVEAAGAARLTGFRLVSDDGAAVVGRFASSHRYTPFRPYGLALPRATLDLIVLGAAIRSGAQVRQGVAVERLLVERGVVRGAVVRDGRRRKEIRARAVVGADGLNSIVARTLGLARWGSPRRLSLVAHLEDVADLADYGEMFAGDGRYVGIAPIGGGRVNVAAVVPDTDASLIAGDATAFFHAQLDRVPELRRRFAGARVVRRVMVTGPFARGTRRAAVDGALLVGDAADFFDPFTGEGIFAALRGGALAADALAAALARGEATREALRPYTAARRRAFLSKWVLERVVALGATRPSLMRRFTRQLSRRTGVADLWVGAAGDSVPVRALFDPRNLAALVM
- a CDS encoding methyltransferase domain-containing protein, which codes for MMSSLRTWAAGAVETLDDPHTDSGTIVASLRDIARINRVFGGCRATVGRLDEFLAVCPAGASLTLLDVGTGTGDIPRAAAARAGRRGLTLRLVGLERHPAAAREAARQGGLAAVIADGGRLPMRTRSVDLVLCSKLLHHLPGAAGTRLLSEMDRVARRGVVVADIHRSALAAAGIWLASFPLRFHPATRHDGVISVFRGFSPAELHGACAAAHVAATIRSHPGWCLTAAWRPAGAQA
- a CDS encoding DUF92 domain-containing protein — its product is MSFGQGAIRHGVRAQDSAGALPGPMGRGCGRGAPRALYRCVSAWLSPRGTLAAIAVGAAVAAGTGWRGLVLLAVFFVSSSLLTPGGGRRGPVQVAANGGIAASAALLSLGHAEWLLAFAGALAAAAADTWSTEIGGRSAAPPRLITTGAPVPPGTSGGVTLRGSLAGALGAGLIAVAAVLLGLAPAAAAPWIAAGGIAGGVADSLLGATLQARYRCAACGALGERPVHWCGGTGILVRGMRWITNDTVNLLATAVGAAVAAAPVALRGVRLA
- a CDS encoding SRPBCC family protein, which produces MIQIDRRQVAAPLAGIFRAASDVERWPEWLPHYRWVRFLERRADGGIVEMAAWRPFGAFRYPTWWVSDMAIDREEPRIRYRHIRGITKGMDVAWEFAPGSTHVTVTITHRWDGPAWPLIRRPAAELVIGPVFVHGIAQRTLAGIARQAEKGEVA